The following DNA comes from Mesorhizobium sp. B2-1-8.
TCGGGGAGTCACAAATTCATAGTTCTGCAGGTTTTCCCGGTATTCTGGGCGAAAGCTGAGCATCCAGAGGAGGTAGTTGTCGAAAGCACCGATCCGCGTGTAGGGCACATCGGCCGCTGCCCAGCGATCACCTTCCGTCCAATAGTGCACCATTCCACCCGCGACGGCCGTAGTCAGACGATCGAGATACGCCTGCATTGGCTCACTCTGGCGACGGTAGAGGTCCTCGACCGACCCCACTTTCTGCGCAAACCCCAGCGGTCCTTCTATTGCTGAAGCTGGCGGAGCCGGGTAGGCGCTGACCAATCCGAGCGGATATGCCGAGACAAAGAACAGAAACGCCGTCCCTACCCCGGCCGAGAACACGCCGAGTATACGAAGCAATGCCGCAATTAAGCTCAGCCACTGCCTTCGATCCCGAATCTTTATAGCGTCACTCATGGTTGAAGCATATCACTTCACCGCAATCACGGTCTCTCGCCCATTACGCAGAGTTGTGGACAGATCACCTTCGGACTTCTGTGATAAATTTGTCAATGGGCATCGGTTGTGACTTGTCGTGGAGCGCCGAACGTGTGCATTGAGCGCTCTGAATGCGGACATCGATTTGGCATTGAGCGGAAACCGAAACTCAGGCAGCACTCTCGACACACTGCGGCGCTTGTGGCGGCAGGTATCGAAGCCTAGACAGAGGCAGTTTTTCGGCCTCCTTGTCTTGATGATGTTCGGTGCACTTGCGGAAGCCGCTACGCTTGGTGCTTTGCTGCCGTTTCTTGCGCGCATCGCCAATCCCGAGGCGGTTGGCGGCCAGTCCTTCCTCGCGCGCCAGTTTGCCGGCTTCCGGCTGACCGGCCCGTCAGACAGCCTTTTCGGTCTGACGATTCTGTTTTCGGTGGTGGCGATCATAGCCGGCGCCGTGCGCATATTCCTTGCCTGGGCTACGAATTCTTATGTCTTCTCGCTGGGACATGAGGTGGGCGTGAAGGTCTATGACCAAGTACTCCGCCAGCCCTACAGCTACCACGTTTCACGCAATTCCAGTTCGGTGTTGGCCGCGCTTCGTCAGGTTCAGGCCATCACCGCGGGTGTGATGCTGCCCCTGTTGCAATCGATCAGCGGCATAATCATCGGTGTCTTCATCATCGCTGCCCTTTTTGCCCTAAGTTCTTTCATCACCTTCGTTATCTTCGCGGGCTTTGGGGCGGTCTACCTCGCCATGTCGCTCGTCATCCGCAAGCACCTCAGGAGGAATGCGCAAATTATCGCCAGCGCGCAGGCCGAAGGCATCCGATCTGTCCAAGAGGGACTGGGTGGCATTCGTGATGTCATCATCAACGACACCCAGCCGTATTTTCTCTCGCGATACAGCCAACTCGACTTACGCCTGCAGCGCGCGAATGCAACGAACGCGCTTGCGGCGGGCGCTCCGCGCTTCGCGATCGAAGCTGCGGGTATGGTGATCATCGCGGCGCTTGCTTATTTCCTCATCACCCGCTCGAACGATGCCGGCCAAGTTCTGCCGATACTTGGAACATTTGTTCTTGGAGCGCAGCGTCTTCTCCCATCCATGCAGCTTGTATACGGCAATTGGGCGCTGATACTGAGCAATCTTGCCGGCGCTGAAGTCGTGCTCCAGGCACTCGAGGCACCACTTGGCCCAGAGTGGAACCAGCCTCCGGCCAAGCGCCTCCCATTCGATCGAGCGATCATGCTCAAGGATGTGTCGTTTCGTTACGCTTCTGACCAACCGCCGATACTCGAGCGGTTCAATCTCACGATCTCGAAAGGGACCAAGGTCGGGTTCGTCGGCAAGACAGGCAGCGGAAAGAGCACGACAGTCGATCTGATTATGGGCCTGCTCGAGCCGACCAGCGGCGCGATCGAGATCGACGGGCAAAGGCTGGATGGCGCTACACGGCGCGCCTGGCAAAGACAGATCGCCCATGTGCCGCAAAGCATCTTCCTGGCCGACGCCTCGATCGCGGAGAACATCGCTTTCGGTATCGACCCCAGCGGAATCGACCGTGATCGCGTCCGCAGTGCCGCGCAGCAGGCCGCTTTGGCTGAATTCATCGAAGGTTTGCCCCAGGGGTATGAGGCGCGGGTCGGCGAGCGCGGTGTCCGCCTGTCAGGCGGCCAGCGCCAGCGCATCGGCATCGCCCGGGCGTTGTACAAACAGGCCTCCTTGCTCGTCTTCGACGAAGCCACGAGCGCGCTCGACATGGAGACCGAGGCCGCGGTCATGGAGGCGATGCGGGAATTGCCGGCCGACCTGACGGTGCTGATCATCGCCCACCGCCTCACGACGGTCGAAAATTGCGACGAGATCGTCACCCTCGAAGACGGCAGACCGCGTATCTGGACGAGAACCGGCGGGCCGGCCGCTTGAAACGAGTCGCATCGAAATGGATTGGCGATGCGCTTGACGTCTCTGTCGCATGTGGTTCTCCCAAAAACCGCCACGCACTTTGGGGCATACGTTACAGCATGTCGCGGCGAATAGGATTCGCCCGACCTGCTGTAAGCTTCTGATTTTATGCATGTCGTTGTCCCAGAACCGAGGACACTTCCGGGCGACATGCATCAGAATTGCTCTGGTTCGGTTTTGGATGGCTACCTGATCGGGTTCTGGAATAGAAATTCCGTGCAAGCCTCACCGGCAGATATCCTGACGAGCTCGAAATCGAACCGTTTCTTCAGGAAATCGATCACGGCCTGGT
Coding sequences within:
- a CDS encoding ABC transporter ATP-binding protein, whose translation is MSALNADIDLALSGNRNSGSTLDTLRRLWRQVSKPRQRQFFGLLVLMMFGALAEAATLGALLPFLARIANPEAVGGQSFLARQFAGFRLTGPSDSLFGLTILFSVVAIIAGAVRIFLAWATNSYVFSLGHEVGVKVYDQVLRQPYSYHVSRNSSSVLAALRQVQAITAGVMLPLLQSISGIIIGVFIIAALFALSSFITFVIFAGFGAVYLAMSLVIRKHLRRNAQIIASAQAEGIRSVQEGLGGIRDVIINDTQPYFLSRYSQLDLRLQRANATNALAAGAPRFAIEAAGMVIIAALAYFLITRSNDAGQVLPILGTFVLGAQRLLPSMQLVYGNWALILSNLAGAEVVLQALEAPLGPEWNQPPAKRLPFDRAIMLKDVSFRYASDQPPILERFNLTISKGTKVGFVGKTGSGKSTTVDLIMGLLEPTSGAIEIDGQRLDGATRRAWQRQIAHVPQSIFLADASIAENIAFGIDPSGIDRDRVRSAAQQAALAEFIEGLPQGYEARVGERGVRLSGGQRQRIGIARALYKQASLLVFDEATSALDMETEAAVMEAMRELPADLTVLIIAHRLTTVENCDEIVTLEDGRPRIWTRTGGPAA